A genomic region of Eucalyptus grandis isolate ANBG69807.140 chromosome 5, ASM1654582v1, whole genome shotgun sequence contains the following coding sequences:
- the LOC104444010 gene encoding 26S proteasome non-ATPase regulatory subunit 8 homolog A, whose protein sequence is MDPKLTEVSQQFGRFKAALVRNDFSTCTTLLSQLKVLLTEFNSLPPLFEETPNAVHELTLARDIYEHAVILSVKMEDQEAFERDFFQLKPYYTDAGGCIPPSPQEYPILGLNLLRLLVQNRIAEFHTELELLSSAALENPCIKHAVELEQSFMEGAYNRVLSARQTVPHETYVYFMDLLAKTVRDEIAGCSEKAYDYLSIGDARQMLLFSSDQELAEYIKEEHPEWEIKSGSVYFQKAKESAPSKEIPSLQLINQTLSYARELERIV, encoded by the exons aTGGATCCGAAGCTCACGGAGGTGTCGCAGCAGTTCGGTCGGTTCAAGGCCGCCCTCGTCAGGAACGACTTCTCCACCTGCACCACCCTCCTCTCGCAGCTCAAG GTTTTGCTGACAGAGTTCAATAGTCTTCCTCCGCTGTTTGAGGAAACACCCAATGCTGTCCATGAATTGACTCTTGCAA GAGATATTTACGAGCATGCTGTTATTCTAAGTGTGAAGATGGAAGATCAAGAAGCATTTGAGCGAGATTTTTTTCAACTGAAGCCTTATTATACAGATGCAGG TGGCTGTATTCCACCATCTCCTCAAGAGTACCCTATTTTAGGTCTCAACCTGTTGAGACTCCTCGTGCAGAATAGAATAGCTGAGTTCCATACCGAACTTGAATTGCTTTCATCTGCTGCTTTGGAGAATCCTTGCATCAAGCATGCTGTTGAGTTGGAGCAATCATTCATGGAAGGGGCCTATAATCGTGTTCTAAGTGCTAGGCAGACGGTGCCTCATGagacttatgtttattttatggACCTTCTGGCCAAGACAGTCAG AGATGAAATTGCTGGATGTAGCGAGAAAGCATATGACTATTTGTCAATTGGCGATGCACGGCAAATGTTACTATTCTCCTCCGACCAAGAACTTGCGGAATATATCAAGGAG GAGCATCCCGAGTGGGAGATTAAGAGTGGGTCTGTATATTTCCAGAAGGCAAAGGAATCTGCACCTTCAAAGGAAATTCCTTCCCTGCAGCTTATCAATCAGACTTTGAGTTACGCAAGAGAGTTGGAGCGGATTGTTTAG
- the LOC104444082 gene encoding protein ABIL3 produces MTRLRRHLQLSSDSRVRQRLRMCEMFIDHGGFSQQSLAIRTLKHHMQYILPVSKSEDGGDIKNLRYCMINGVNGEMPADI; encoded by the exons ATGACAAGATTGAGGAGGCATCTGCAATTGAGCTCAGATTCTCGTGTTCGACAG AGACTACGAATGTGTGAGATGTTCATAGACCATGGAGGCTTTTCTCAGCAGTCACTAGCAATAAGAACTCTGAAGCACCACATGCAATATATCTTACCAG tttcaaaatctgaagatgGTGGAGATATCAAGAATCTGCGATACTGCATGATAAACGGAGTAAATGGCGAAATGCCTGCAG ACATATAA
- the LOC104446111 gene encoding probable disease resistance RPP8-like protein 2: protein MAESVVSSVGQTIGKLLVDEAKFLRGVEGKVKDLHRELGLVQGLLRDADARREHNETVREWVAQLRDSAYDAEDVIERYFLKAALTEGRNIIKAYACFMAKCSCVQVHDVGTEIDGLKSRISDVGDKMQKYGIRPLNEGERKCARVLTPQQTYAHFEEEDFVGREDGIEELVKELKDGKHTVVALWGMGGLGKTTHAKRVFNHDKLKNHFTGFAWACISQEYHVRDILEGILVKLIPDKREKVREMRNDDLLENLYTTQKRKRCIVVLDDIWTKQAWDGLRAAFPVKYTRSKLLITTRNKEVAEYINPHCFLHELQCLSHEESWVLLKKRAFPKMKVGRGIVAGQAVEGIARQSEMEGQIPEITEDKKKLGDELLKKCGGLPLAVIVLGGLLAVNKWETVHRNINLYFCDKSDVFKVLAFSYDDLPWNLKPCFIYLASFPEDVEIPVKRVLRMWIAEGFVPFDSFDEEKDTTIEDVVEQYLMELVKRGLVQVRLNLIGNVKTCHLHDLMRDLCVFKARQEKFLSFHKIQQDNEREGSSSSMATEVESTCETRRLSLYMRKIGEGTVTPRLEQIRTMPHVRTLMFFHYGKTTKQMWQQVQPIFINCKFLRVLALDDLDCVRGNLPRSVGDLVHLRFLSLARSKFEGLPQSMGNLVCMEFLDLFISGLTMVSMPNVLSKMRRLRYLRLPCNFAVKEKFHAVRKELRLGTLQNLRTLRNFSPKKCNVNDISKLINLQNLTVIPWDDPIELEIFPQLVKFKFKYLRSSSFYLRNYFWTEDGLSKMSNYCYSCKLSIRGKIKKLPEHKSLPEQLRKLVLLHSRLEEDPMLILEKLPHLVVLMLGFSAFLGNKMVCSAGGFPQLKHLLFHRLIDLEEWRAAKGAMPHLSRLGISYCPYLRVIPSHVSTYDCYDEIWKEIEKEPW, encoded by the exons ATGGCCGAGTCTGTTGTTTCGTCTGTGGGGCAGACAATAGGAAAGCTGCTCGTCGACGAGGCCAAATTCTTGAGGGGAGTGGAGGGCAAGGTCAAGGACCTGCACAGGGAGCTGGGGCTGGTCCAGGGCTTGCTGAGGGATGCGGATGCGAGACGAGAGCACAACGAAACTGTTAGAGAATGGGTCGCGCAACTCCGAGACTCCGCCTATGATGCTGAGGACGTCATCGAGAGATACTTCCTCAAAGCCGCGCTGACGGAGGGACGAAACATCATCAAAGCGTACGCTTGCTTCATGGCGAAGTGCTCGTGCGTGCAGGTTCATGACGTGGGCACAGAGATCGACGGCTTAAAATCCAGAATTTCCGATGTTGGTGATAAGATGCAGAAATATGGCATACGACCTTTGAATGAGGGCGAACGCAAATGCGCGAGAGTTTTGACGCCGCAACAGACTTATGCCCATTTCGAGGAGGAGGATTTTGTCGGGAGGGAAGATGGTATCGAGGAGttggtaaaagagctgaagGATGGAAAACACACAGTTGTTGCTCTATGGGGAATGGGTGGTTTGGGTAAGACCACACACGCTAAGAGAGTCTTCAATCACGACAAATTGAAGAACCATTTCACTGGTTTTGCTTGGGCTTGCATATCTCAAGAATATCACGTGAGGGATATCTTGGAGGGAATTCTTGTTAAGTTGATCCctgataaaagagaaaaggttaGGGAGATGAGAAATGACGATTTGTTAGAAAATCTTTACACAACCCAAAAACGGAAGAGATGTATCGTGGTTCTTGACGATATTTGGACCAAACAGGCATGGGACGGTCTTCGAGCCGCATTCCCAGTCAAGTACACGAGAAGCAAGCTATTGATAACAACCCGTAATAAAGAAGTAGCGGAATATATCAATCCTCATTGTTTTCTCCATGAACTTCAGTGCTTATCGCACGAGGAGAGCTGGGTTCTGCTAAAGAAGAGGGCATTTCCTAAAATGAAAG TTGGTCGAGGTATTGTTGCAGGTCAAGCTGTAGAAGGTATTGCAAGACAATCAGAGATGGAGGGACAAATACCAG AAATCACTGAAGACAAGAAGAAGTTAGGAGATGAACTCCTTAAGAAGTGTGGGGGATTACCTTTGGCTGTTATTGTGCTTGGTGGACTTTTGGCCGTCAACAAGTGGGAGACGGTTCACAGAAACATCAATTTGTATTTCTGTGATAAGAGTGATGTATTTAAAGTGTTGGCCTTCAGCTATGATGATCTACCATGGAATCTAAAGCCATGCTTCATCTATTTGGCTAGCTTTCCGGAGGATGTGGAAATCCCTGTAAAGAGAGTCCTTCGCATGTGGATTGCTGAAGGCTTTGTGCCGTTCGATTCATTTGATGAAGAGAAAGACACTACAATCGAAGATGTAGTGGAGCAATATTTAATGGAGTTGGTTAAGAGGGGACTGGTTCAAGTACGACTCAACTTGATTGGAAATGTCAAAACCTGTCACCTCCATGACCTGATGCGAGACTTATGTGTCTTCAAGGCTAGGCAGGAGAAGTTTCTAAGCTTTCATAAAATTCAACAGGACAATGAAAGGGAGGGTAGTTCTTCTTCAATGGCAACAGAAGTTGAGTCAACTTGCGAGACACGGAGGCTTTCTCTTTATATGCGCAAGATTGGTGAAGGAACGGTGACTCCGAGGTTGGAACAAATAAGGACTATGCCCCACGTTCGAACTCTTATGTTCTTCCACTATGGAAAAACTACCAAACAGATGTGGCAGCAAGTTCAACCTATTTTCATCAATTGTAAGTTTCTCAGAGTTCTGGCGCTAGATGATCTTGATTGTGTGAGAGGAAATTTACCTAGATCAGTGGGAGACCTAGTCCATCTAAGATTCTTAAGTTTAGCAAGAAGTAAATTTGAGGGCTTGCCGCAATCTATGGGGAACCTTGTATGTATGGAATTCTTGGACCTGTTTATAAGTGGACTTACTATGGTTTCCATGCCAAATGTATTGTCGAAGATGAGAAGGTTGAGGTATCTCCGTCTTCCTTGCAACTTTGCTGTCAAGGAGAAATTCCATGCGGTCCGGAAGGAGTTGCGGTTGGGCACTTTACAAAATTTACGGACATTGAGAAACTTTAGTCCGAAGAAATGTAATGTGAACGATATAAGCAAACTTATCAATCTGCAAAACTTGACTGTGATTCCCTGGGATGATCCTATTGAGCTAGAGATATTTCCGCAACTTGTTAAATTCAAGTTCAAATATCTTCGATCCTCGTCTTTTTATCTTAGAAACTATTTTTGGACCGAAGATGGATTGAGTAAAATGTCAAACTATTGCTATTCTTGTAAGCTGTCCattagaggaaaaataaaaaagttaccaGAACATAAGAGTCTGCCCGAGCAATTGAGGAAGCTGGTCTTACTACATTCTCGACTCGAAGAAGATCCGATGCTAATATTGGAGAAATTGCCTCACTTGGTTGTTCTCATGCTGGGATTTTCCGCTTTCTTGGGAAATAAAATGGTTTGCTCTGCAGGAGGCTTTCCTCAACTCAAGCATTTACTTTTTCATAGATTAATAGATTTGGAGGAGTGGAGGGCCGCTAAAGGAGCCATGCCTCATCTTTCTCGATTAGGGATCTCCTATTGTCCCTATTTGAGGGTGATACCTTCACATGTCTCTACATATGACTGTTATGACGAAATATGGAAGGAGATCGAAAAGGAACCCTGGTGA
- the LOC104444018 gene encoding protein ABIL2: MTMSWKWIMTVSARGCEFEYDCLIFIVTGEKTLNFGMMDASQLPSSVSAPQEASHYDELSMKQSFNFSDSLKDLKDLRKQLYSAAEYFELSYNGQDHKQIVVNTLRDYTTKAFINTVDHLGSMTYKVNSLLDDKIGEASAIDLKFSCVQQRRRMCEMFVDHGGLSQQSLAIRTPKHHMRYILPVSKAKDGGDNKNLRYCVTNEVNGEISAEVYPRNIETSASIVRRRHLATQFPQSSRTGPFSFASTLSNKKAEKRTSPFLFQLTRSSSLADKSTSPNPSNAKKRYPSEPRRSTSMSTHVERNRRTDIELYSSKNKSLFKALLSMRKSRKDSKLYNFLDEN; this comes from the exons ATGACAATGTCTTGGAAATGGATAATGACAGTCAGTGCTCGAGGATGTGAATTTGAATATGATTGCCTCATCTTTATTGTAACGGGtgaaaaaactctaaactttggTATGATGGATGCTTCCCAATTGCCTTCTTCAGTTTCCGCTCCTCAGGAAGCTTCACATTATGATGAGCTCTCCATGAAACAGAGTTTCAACTTTTCAGATAGCCTGAAG GACTTGAAGGATCTTAGGAAGCAGTTATACTCAGCAGctgaatattttgaattatcttACAACGGACAAGATCATAAACAAAT AGTGGTGAACACACTCAGAGATTATACAACTAAAGCTTTCATCAACACTGTGGATCACTTGGGCTCCATGACTTATAAGGTCAATAGTCTCCTGGATGACAAGATTGGGGAAGCTTCTGCAATTGACCTTAAATTCTCTTGTGTTCAACAG AGACGACGAATGTGTGAGATGTTTGTAGACCATGGAGGCCTATCTCAACAGTCACTAGCGATAAGGACTCCGAAGCACCACATGCGATATATCTTACCAG TTTCAAAAGCTAAAGACGGTGGAGACAACAAAAATCTGCGATATTGCGTGACAAATGAAGTGAATGGCGAAATATCAGCAG AAGTATATCCGAGAAATATAGAGACTTCTGCATCAATCGTCAG GAGACGGCATTTGGCAACACAATTTCCACAATCCTCCCGAACGGGCCCCTTTTCATTCGCAAGTACCTTGTCCAACAAAAAAGCAG AAAAACGCACCTCCCCATTTCTATTTCAACTCACACGTTCAAGTTCTCTGGCCGATAAATCCACATCTCCAAACCCTTCAAACGCCAAAAAACGA TACCCATCAGAACCCCGAAGATCCACTTCAATGTCTACTCATGTTGAGAGGAACAGAAGAACTGATATCGAGCTGTATTCCAGCAAAAACAAAAGTCTCTTCAAGGCCTTGCTTAGCATGCGGAAGTCAAGAAAGGACAGCAAGTTGTACAACTTCCTGGACGAGAACTAA
- the LOC104446112 gene encoding uncharacterized protein LOC104446112 isoform X1: MLYDGSDQLLECRILKNDEVVRSGETLTFNAYLVDVGEPEGGQKPLDDTYACSRENKVPKRTNLLHRNKFVNVSDCAGDEKTIVEKHKQQTISLSPSQKIIREFKKNEMNRYGILQASPNSRTSSTTDWHVLYTTQLTQKSKKYHDGFLRCTSSGSITRQVFLYDTSWKLLDSRFLNKAEEVSPGEMMEFPGHLVEVGNREANHESLRELNLNASGNSLSSPHKLYMQKQQHNVTTVKSAVKVLFQKKKMARCIRRGQRGVQLGITEWQVLYTTQVTQKAKKYHDGFLQLEVRRSLGRQVTLYDASRKILVNKFLRRDEVLGTGKSLVFDSHLVDIGEHVVQEKGPMGLNDREPCRAAGEMRTGHGEVDGAKVDQSILGVPWHKHGDKTSGKVHPTRDLDSNSRISGMKSTDCIRRVSETKPLRDACQILSVLRKPLDQVAIAENSYERKATFASLMKELQDPDKFCVGAQRHRAPAAELASVENVDTGNLTDTTDNEKLLGLMKSKELASEFNKSYLTGDFAIGNSQASHGQADPKCCSDNLVSEASLSHGSHSDASDKRMDPEGDRDPLKVKAECPSFDLGF; encoded by the exons ATGCTGTATGACGGCAGCGACCAGCTGTTGGAATGCAGGATCTTGAAGAATGACGAAGTTGTTCGCTCCGGTGAGACGCTGACGTTCAATGCTTATTTGGTTGATGTTGGAGAGCCTGAAGGAGGGCAAAAGCCTCTCGATGATACTTATGCTTGCAGCCGAGAAAATAAAGTTCCTAAGCGAACAAATCTGCTTCACAGAAACAAGTTCGTCAATGTATCTGATTGTGCCG GAGATGAGAAGACCATAGTAGAGAAGCATAAACAGCAGACGATCAGCCTAAGCCCATCACAGAAGATTATTAGAG aattcaAGAAGAATGAAATGAACAGGTATGGCATATTGCAGGCAAGTCCGAACTCAAGGACATCAAGTACGACAG ATTGGCATGTCTTGTATACAACACAATTAACtcaaaagtcaaagaaataTCATGATGGCTTCTTGCGTTGTACAAGCAGTGGATCTATCACTAGGCAG GTTTTCTTGTATGATACGAGCTGGAAACTTCTAGATAGTAGGTTCCTGAACAAAGCTGAAGAAGTAAGCCCTGGGGAGATGATGGAATTTCCTGGTCATCTGGTTGAAGTTGGCAATCGTGAAGCAAACCATGAATCTTTGAGGGAACTGAATCTAAATGCAAGTGGAAACAGCTTGAGTTCTCCTCACAAATTATATATGCAAAAGCAGCAGCATAATGTTACCACCGTTAAATCTGCTGTAAAAG TACTctttcagaagaaaaaaatggccaGATGCATCAGAAGGGGGCAAAGGGGAGTACAATTGGGCATAACAG AATGGCAGGTTTTGTACACAACACAAGTAACTCAAAAGGCCAAGAAATACCATGATGGTTTTCTGCAGCTTGAAGTTCGCAGATCCCTAGGGAGGCAG GTCACACTGTATGATGCTAGTAGGAAAATCTTGGTGAATAAATTTCTTAGGAGAGATGAAGTGTTGGGAACTGGAAAATCTCTGGTGTTCGATTCTCACTTAGTTGATATTGGGGAGCATGTGGTACAAGAAAAGGGGCCAATGGGTTTAAATGATCGTGAACCATGTCGCGCTGCCGGAGAAATGAGGACAGGCCATGGGGAGGTGGATGGTGCTAAAGTTGATCAATCAATCCTGGGAG TACCCTGGCATAAACATGGAGACAAAACTTCGGGGAAGGTTCATCCAACGAGAGATTTGGATTCAAACAGTAGAATATCTGGTATGAAAAGCACAGATTGCATCAGGAGAGTTTCCGAGACCAAGCCTCTACGTGATG CCTGTCAAATACTATCTGTACTCCGAAAACCATTAGATCAAGTTGCCATTGCTGAAAATTCATATGAAAGGAAGGCAACTTTTGCTTCCCTAATGAAGGAGCTTCAGGATCCAGATAAGTTTTGTGTTGGAGCTCAAAGACATAGAGCGCCAGCTGCTGAGCTAGCTTCAGTAGAGAATGTGGACACTGGAAATCTGACTGATACTACCGACAATGAAAAGTTACTTGGTCTAATGAAGTCTAAAG AATTAGCCTCTGAATTCAATAAATCTTACTTGACGGGGGACTTTGCAATTGGCAACTCACAG GCTTCTCATGGGCAAGCTGACCCCAAGTGCTGCAGCGACAATCTTGTTTCTGAAGCATCGCTTTCACATGGTTCTCACAGCGATGCTAGTGATAAAAGAATGGACCCTGAAGGAGATAGAGATCCATTGAAAGTGAAGGCTGAGTGTCCCAGTTTTGATCTTGGATTTTGA
- the LOC104446112 gene encoding uncharacterized protein LOC104446112 isoform X2, with the protein MLYDGSDQLLECRILKNDEVVRSGETLTFNAYLVDVGEPEGGQKPLDDTYACSRENKVPKRTNLLHRNKFVNVSDCAEFKKNEMNRYGILQASPNSRTSSTTDWHVLYTTQLTQKSKKYHDGFLRCTSSGSITRQVFLYDTSWKLLDSRFLNKAEEVSPGEMMEFPGHLVEVGNREANHESLRELNLNASGNSLSSPHKLYMQKQQHNVTTVKSAVKVLFQKKKMARCIRRGQRGVQLGITEWQVLYTTQVTQKAKKYHDGFLQLEVRRSLGRQVTLYDASRKILVNKFLRRDEVLGTGKSLVFDSHLVDIGEHVVQEKGPMGLNDREPCRAAGEMRTGHGEVDGAKVDQSILGVPWHKHGDKTSGKVHPTRDLDSNSRISGMKSTDCIRRVSETKPLRDACQILSVLRKPLDQVAIAENSYERKATFASLMKELQDPDKFCVGAQRHRAPAAELASVENVDTGNLTDTTDNEKLLGLMKSKELASEFNKSYLTGDFAIGNSQASHGQADPKCCSDNLVSEASLSHGSHSDASDKRMDPEGDRDPLKVKAECPSFDLGF; encoded by the exons ATGCTGTATGACGGCAGCGACCAGCTGTTGGAATGCAGGATCTTGAAGAATGACGAAGTTGTTCGCTCCGGTGAGACGCTGACGTTCAATGCTTATTTGGTTGATGTTGGAGAGCCTGAAGGAGGGCAAAAGCCTCTCGATGATACTTATGCTTGCAGCCGAGAAAATAAAGTTCCTAAGCGAACAAATCTGCTTCACAGAAACAAGTTCGTCAATGTATCTGATTGTGCCG aattcaAGAAGAATGAAATGAACAGGTATGGCATATTGCAGGCAAGTCCGAACTCAAGGACATCAAGTACGACAG ATTGGCATGTCTTGTATACAACACAATTAACtcaaaagtcaaagaaataTCATGATGGCTTCTTGCGTTGTACAAGCAGTGGATCTATCACTAGGCAG GTTTTCTTGTATGATACGAGCTGGAAACTTCTAGATAGTAGGTTCCTGAACAAAGCTGAAGAAGTAAGCCCTGGGGAGATGATGGAATTTCCTGGTCATCTGGTTGAAGTTGGCAATCGTGAAGCAAACCATGAATCTTTGAGGGAACTGAATCTAAATGCAAGTGGAAACAGCTTGAGTTCTCCTCACAAATTATATATGCAAAAGCAGCAGCATAATGTTACCACCGTTAAATCTGCTGTAAAAG TACTctttcagaagaaaaaaatggccaGATGCATCAGAAGGGGGCAAAGGGGAGTACAATTGGGCATAACAG AATGGCAGGTTTTGTACACAACACAAGTAACTCAAAAGGCCAAGAAATACCATGATGGTTTTCTGCAGCTTGAAGTTCGCAGATCCCTAGGGAGGCAG GTCACACTGTATGATGCTAGTAGGAAAATCTTGGTGAATAAATTTCTTAGGAGAGATGAAGTGTTGGGAACTGGAAAATCTCTGGTGTTCGATTCTCACTTAGTTGATATTGGGGAGCATGTGGTACAAGAAAAGGGGCCAATGGGTTTAAATGATCGTGAACCATGTCGCGCTGCCGGAGAAATGAGGACAGGCCATGGGGAGGTGGATGGTGCTAAAGTTGATCAATCAATCCTGGGAG TACCCTGGCATAAACATGGAGACAAAACTTCGGGGAAGGTTCATCCAACGAGAGATTTGGATTCAAACAGTAGAATATCTGGTATGAAAAGCACAGATTGCATCAGGAGAGTTTCCGAGACCAAGCCTCTACGTGATG CCTGTCAAATACTATCTGTACTCCGAAAACCATTAGATCAAGTTGCCATTGCTGAAAATTCATATGAAAGGAAGGCAACTTTTGCTTCCCTAATGAAGGAGCTTCAGGATCCAGATAAGTTTTGTGTTGGAGCTCAAAGACATAGAGCGCCAGCTGCTGAGCTAGCTTCAGTAGAGAATGTGGACACTGGAAATCTGACTGATACTACCGACAATGAAAAGTTACTTGGTCTAATGAAGTCTAAAG AATTAGCCTCTGAATTCAATAAATCTTACTTGACGGGGGACTTTGCAATTGGCAACTCACAG GCTTCTCATGGGCAAGCTGACCCCAAGTGCTGCAGCGACAATCTTGTTTCTGAAGCATCGCTTTCACATGGTTCTCACAGCGATGCTAGTGATAAAAGAATGGACCCTGAAGGAGATAGAGATCCATTGAAAGTGAAGGCTGAGTGTCCCAGTTTTGATCTTGGATTTTGA